A single region of the Maylandia zebra isolate NMK-2024a linkage group LG17, Mzebra_GT3a, whole genome shotgun sequence genome encodes:
- the rabgap1l gene encoding rab GTPase-activating protein 1-like isoform X4, whose translation MDLLGMGHRLFVPRLLATSKEDLLQADFEGALKFFRVQLPKRYRAAENARRLMEQACNIKVPTKKLKKFEKEYQTLRESQLQQEDPIERYQRENRRLQEASMRLEQENDDLAHELVTSKIALRNDLDQVEDKADVLNKELLTTKQRLVETEEEKKRHEEETAQLKEVFRRELEKAELEIKKTTAIIAEYKQICSQLSTRLEKQQAATKEELDMVRNKVMGCQNCRDLFSSVGSLQTSSPGGDRTSSEPHDEEKDGLKEQLRQLELELAQTKLQLVEAKCRIQELEHQRGVLMTEIQANKNSWFSKTLGSLKSSASSSSSSTSQTPSSPKEGTA comes from the exons ATGGACCTTCTTGGGATGGGACACCGGCTCTTCGTCCCCAGGCTGCTGGCG ACGTCTAAAGAGGACCTGTTGCAGGCAGACTTCGAGGGGGCTCTCAAGTTTTTCAGAGTCCAGCTCCCCAAACGATACAGAGCTGCAGAGAACGCCCGAAGGCTCATGGAGCAGGCCTGCAACATCAAG gTCCCGACCAAAAAGCTGAAGAAGTTTGAGAAGGAATATCAGACTCTGAGAGAGAGCCAGCTGCAACAAGAAGACCCCATCGAACGCTACCAG AGAGAGAACCGTCGCCTGCAGGAGGCCAGCATGCGACTTGAACAGGAGAACGATGACCTGGCACACGAACTGGTCACCAGTAAAATCGCCCTTCGGAACGACCTTGACCAG GTAGAAGACAAGGCCGATGTTCTGAACAAAGAGTTGCTGACCACAAAGCAACGTCTGGTGGAgacggaggaggagaagaaacgACACGAGGAGGAGACGGCTCAG CTGAAGGAGGTGTTCAGGAGGGAGCTGGAAAAAGCAGAGCTGGAAATCAAGAAAACCACAGCAATCATAGCTGAATACAAACAG ATCTGCTCCCAGCTGAGCACCAGGCTAGAAAAACAACAGGCGGCAACAAAAGAGGAGCTGGACATGGTCAGG AACAAAGTGATGGGCTGTCAGAACTGCAGGGACCTGTTTAGCTCAGTCGGGTCCCTCCAGACTTCGTCTCCTGGTGGTGACAGAACGTCTTCAGAGCCACACGACGAGGAGAAGGACGGACTGAAGGAGCAGctgagacagctggagctggagctggCGCAGACCAAACTGCAGCTGGTGGAGGCAAAGTGCCGCATTCAG GAGCTCGAGCATCAGCGGGGAGTTCTGATGACCGAGATTCAAGCCAATAAGAACTCTTGGTTCAGCAAGACTCTGGGGTCCCTGAAGAGCTCTGCGTCCTCTTCCTCCAGCTCCACATCCCAGACCCCGTCCTCTCCGAAGGAAGGCACTGCCTAG
- the rabgap1l gene encoding rab GTPase-activating protein 1-like isoform X3, giving the protein MREERRQQQGSTHSVEGKKKQTHRPLSHTSSVTERNKQVCCTALSLPPPLLLSLGGARLLRDSQAAARRLLTARNKTCRLHSPAFPPPCCREQAGVKMMQEVSIMVAYDAHVVDRPGEEDALACLVAHSRPRRAPRPVVPTKKLKKFEKEYQTLRESQLQQEDPIERYQRENRRLQEASMRLEQENDDLAHELVTSKIALRNDLDQVEDKADVLNKELLTTKQRLVETEEEKKRHEEETAQLKEVFRRELEKAELEIKKTTAIIAEYKQICSQLSTRLEKQQAATKEELDMVRNKVMGCQNCRDLFSSVGSLQTSSPGGDRTSSEPHDEEKDGLKEQLRQLELELAQTKLQLVEAKCRIQELEHQRGVLMTEIQANKNSWFSKTLGSLKSSASSSSSSTSQTPSSPKEGTA; this is encoded by the exons ATGAGAGAAGAGAGGAGGCAGCAACAGGGAAGTACTCACTCAGTGGAGGGGAAGAAAAAGCAAACTCATCGTCCTCTGTCACACACTTCTAGCGTTacagagagaaacaaacagGTGTGTTGTACTGCTCTCTCGCTGCCCccacctctcctcctctcacTGGGCGGGGCTCGGCTCCTGAGGGACTCGCAGGCAGCCGCTCGCCGCCTCCTCACTGCCAGGAACAAAACCTGTCGGCTGCACTCTCCCGCTTTTCCTCCTCCTTGCTGCCGGGAGCAAGCGGGAGTCAAGATGATGCAGGAGGTGTCTATCATGGTGGCGTACGATGCTCACGTAGTCGACCGACCGGGTGAGGAGGACGCCTTGGCGTGCTTGGTTGCCCATTCCAGACCTCGCCGAGCTCCCAGACCAGTG gTCCCGACCAAAAAGCTGAAGAAGTTTGAGAAGGAATATCAGACTCTGAGAGAGAGCCAGCTGCAACAAGAAGACCCCATCGAACGCTACCAG AGAGAGAACCGTCGCCTGCAGGAGGCCAGCATGCGACTTGAACAGGAGAACGATGACCTGGCACACGAACTGGTCACCAGTAAAATCGCCCTTCGGAACGACCTTGACCAG GTAGAAGACAAGGCCGATGTTCTGAACAAAGAGTTGCTGACCACAAAGCAACGTCTGGTGGAgacggaggaggagaagaaacgACACGAGGAGGAGACGGCTCAG CTGAAGGAGGTGTTCAGGAGGGAGCTGGAAAAAGCAGAGCTGGAAATCAAGAAAACCACAGCAATCATAGCTGAATACAAACAG ATCTGCTCCCAGCTGAGCACCAGGCTAGAAAAACAACAGGCGGCAACAAAAGAGGAGCTGGACATGGTCAGG AACAAAGTGATGGGCTGTCAGAACTGCAGGGACCTGTTTAGCTCAGTCGGGTCCCTCCAGACTTCGTCTCCTGGTGGTGACAGAACGTCTTCAGAGCCACACGACGAGGAGAAGGACGGACTGAAGGAGCAGctgagacagctggagctggagctggCGCAGACCAAACTGCAGCTGGTGGAGGCAAAGTGCCGCATTCAG GAGCTCGAGCATCAGCGGGGAGTTCTGATGACCGAGATTCAAGCCAATAAGAACTCTTGGTTCAGCAAGACTCTGGGGTCCCTGAAGAGCTCTGCGTCCTCTTCCTCCAGCTCCACATCCCAGACCCCGTCCTCTCCGAAGGAAGGCACTGCCTAG
- the LOC101476902 gene encoding interferon-induced protein 44-like, producing MNAKLTKSRQRAICSELGRVRLQLLYKASVHGFTGAAFHQQCDHRSPTVSVGYNNSGFVFGGYTKQPFNQSGGFVNDDKAFLFTFTGEQLLKYPVTGPGNAVKMIGNSGPYFGEALVLVHGSKPEAYSSPGNYYNFTAAEMHGNDLNLTECEVYQVEESSELERPWRTIVWESEKRAGLIESIKSYKPTVSSVTQARVLLIGPVGAGKSSFFNSVNSVFRGHVTSQAISGSSSTSLTTQFRSYSVKAGREGKPLPIILCDTMGLEESKGAGLDIDDLNSILKGHLPDCYQFNPSAPLHPEAHGYHKSPRLKDKIHCVVYVIDSCKISIMPTGLEEKLDAIRRKVNLMGIPQLVLLTKVDEACPLVKEDVRNIYKSGYIKEMMQEVSSRLGVPLSCIIPVKNYSEELEVDTDCDILLLSAVIQMLRFVDNYFDELSDRMSNMQTKEACPASRPMTAGTDLNLLTWMMSDGASGRTGPQ from the exons ATGAATGCCAAGCTAACCAAAAGCAGGCAGAGAGCCATCTGCTCTGAGCTGGGGAGAGTCAGGCTGCAGCTGCTGTACAAGGCCAGCGTCCACGGCTTCACCGGTGCAGCATTTCACCAACAATGTGACCACCGCTCTCCCACTGTGTCCGTGGGCTACAACAACTCTGGTTTTGTGTTTGGAGGCTACACCAAACAACCCTTTAATCAGTCTGGAGGGTTTGTGAATGATGataaagcttttctttttaccttcaCTGGAGAGCAGCTCCTCAAGTATCCCGTCACTGGTCCTGGAAATGCAGTGAAAATGATCGGAAACTCTGGACCTTATTTTGGAGAAGCACTGGTTCTTGTCCATGGAAGCAAGCCAGAAGCGTACAGCAGTCCAGGAAATTATTACAACTTCACTGCTGCAGAGATGCATGGCAATGATCTCAACCTGACGGAGTGTGAAGTCTACCAAGTGGAGG AAAGCTCTGAACTTGAGAGGCCATGGAGGACGATAGTGTGGGAGTCTGA GAAGAGGGCGGGGCTGATTGAGAGCATTAAGAGCTACAAACCCACAGTCAGCTCTGTGACCCAGGCTCGGGTTTTGCTCATCGGACCAGTCGGAGCTGGAAAGTCCAGCTTCTTTAACTCTGTCAACTCTGTATTCAGAGGCCACGTCACCAGCCAGGCCATATCTGGCTCCTCCTCCACCAGCCTCACCACACAG TTTCGCTCGTACTCTGTGAAAGCCGGGCGTGAAGGGAAACCTCTGCCGATAATCTTGTGCGATACCATGGGGCTGGAGGAGAGCAAAGGGGCGGGGCTTGACATCGATGACCTGAACAGCATCCTCAAAGGTCACCTGCCAGACTGTTATCAG TTCAAcccttcagctcctctgcatcCTGAGGCCCACGGCTATCACAAGTCTCCTAGACTCAAAGACAAGATCCACTGCGTGGTTTATGTCATTGATAGCTGTAAGATCTCCATCATGCCCACGGGGCTGGAGGAGAAACTGGACGCCATCCGCAGAAAGGTCAACTTAATGG GCATTCCTCAGCTGGTGCTCCTCACTAAAGTAGATGAAGCCTGCCCACTGGTGAAAGAGGACGTGAGAAACATTTACAAGAGTGGCTACATTAAGGAGATG ATGCAGGAGGTCAGCTCCCGGCTCGGCGTGCCGTTGTCCTGCATCATTCCAGTGAAGAATTACAGCGAGGAGTTGGAGGTGGACACCGACTGTGACATCTTGTTGCTCAGCGCCGTCATTCAGATGCTTCGCTTTGTTGATAATTACTTTGACGAGCTCAGTGACCGAATGAGCAACATGCAAACCAAAGA GGCgtgccccgcctctcgccccatgacagctgggacagacCTGAACCTCCTGACATGGATGATGTCGGATGGAGCCTCCGGCCGGACAGGTCCACAATAA